The Candidatus Methylacidiphilales bacterium genome contains a region encoding:
- a CDS encoding GDYXXLXY domain-containing protein encodes MIPSCRRKALYTLLAAYITSLAAFYIYNAIGLAAPSYRIRAYTVDPRDLLRGNYATLRYEISEMPETFRHLFSAGDKLYVILKQDAEGFWVTHHISAQPPSPSPYAPYIRGWYSGFDIKFDMEKYFIPEDSRALPYELIAEIAIDSKGQGRIKRIFPKNSHPQ; translated from the coding sequence ATGATCCCCTCTTGCCGACGTAAAGCTCTCTACACCCTACTAGCTGCCTACATTACTAGCCTAGCCGCGTTCTACATCTATAATGCCATCGGACTAGCCGCTCCATCTTACCGAATCCGTGCCTACACAGTTGACCCTCGCGACCTGTTGCGCGGCAACTACGCCACGCTTCGCTATGAAATCAGTGAGATGCCTGAGACTTTCAGACACCTATTTTCGGCCGGTGATAAACTTTATGTTATTCTTAAGCAAGACGCCGAGGGCTTCTGGGTGACACACCACATTTCTGCACAACCCCCGTCGCCATCTCCATACGCCCCATACATACGCGGATGGTATAGCGGCTTCGATATCAAATTTGATATGGAAAAATACTTCATTCCAGAGGATAGCAGGGCTCTGCCCTATGAGCTGATAGCCGAGATTGCCATAGACTCAAAAGGCCAAGGGCGTATAAAAAGAATTTTTCCCAAAAATTCTCACCCGCAATAG